A stretch of Pseudomonas sp. LRP2-20 DNA encodes these proteins:
- a CDS encoding MerR family transcriptional regulator produces the protein MKIGELARRTGLSASRIRFYEASGLIEARRLGNGYRDYPEQVVRSLEIITCGQQAGFSLEEMRKLTSASGDESARHDLLLASLKRKVAEIEAMQLRLAQNRAQLLAVIAGMQSKPQGMDCAENAQRLIAGWQEGEADKAQC, from the coding sequence ATGAAAATAGGCGAACTGGCCCGGCGCACGGGCCTTAGCGCATCGCGCATCCGTTTCTATGAAGCCAGCGGGCTGATCGAGGCCCGGCGCCTGGGCAACGGTTATCGGGATTATCCGGAACAGGTGGTGAGGTCGCTGGAAATCATCACCTGTGGCCAGCAGGCCGGGTTCAGCCTCGAGGAAATGCGCAAACTGACCAGCGCCTCTGGCGACGAGTCGGCTCGGCATGATCTGTTGCTGGCGAGCCTCAAGCGCAAGGTGGCCGAGATCGAAGCGATGCAGCTGCGCCTGGCGCAGAACCGTGCGCAATTGCTGGCAGTGATCGCAGGCATGCAGAGCAAACCGCAGGGCATGGATTGCGCCGAAAATGCCCAGCGCCTGATTGCCGGGTGGCAGGAAGGAGAGGCCGACAAGGCGCAGTGCTGA
- a CDS encoding TauD/TfdA dioxygenase family protein: MHIEQLTCAIGAEISGVNLADAIHDDDLFEQLRAQLLRHRVLFLRDQHFSRAEHVAFARRFGELEDHPVAGSDPEHPGLVQIYKRPDQPNDRYENAWHTDATWREAPPMGCVLRCVECPPVGGDTLWANMVLAYENLPADVKAKVEGLRARHSIEASFGAAMPIDKRLALKAQFPDAEHPVVRTHPETGEQVLFVNAFTTHFSNYHTPQRVRFGQDANPGAADLLRYLVSQAYLPEYQVRWRWKPNSVAIWDNRSTQHYAVMDYPPCHRKMERAGIKGSRTF, encoded by the coding sequence ATGCACATCGAACAACTGACCTGTGCGATCGGCGCCGAGATAAGCGGCGTCAACCTGGCTGACGCGATCCATGACGACGACCTGTTCGAGCAGCTGCGCGCGCAGTTGCTCAGGCACCGTGTGCTGTTCCTGCGTGACCAGCACTTCAGCCGTGCCGAACACGTGGCCTTTGCCCGGCGCTTTGGCGAGCTGGAAGATCACCCGGTGGCCGGCAGCGACCCGGAGCACCCTGGCCTGGTGCAGATCTACAAACGCCCCGACCAGCCCAACGACCGCTATGAAAACGCCTGGCACACCGACGCCACCTGGCGCGAAGCGCCGCCCATGGGCTGCGTGCTGCGCTGCGTCGAGTGCCCGCCGGTGGGCGGCGACACCCTGTGGGCAAACATGGTGCTGGCCTATGAGAACCTGCCCGCCGACGTGAAAGCCAAGGTCGAAGGCCTGCGCGCACGCCACAGCATCGAAGCCAGCTTCGGCGCCGCCATGCCGATCGACAAGCGCCTGGCGCTCAAGGCGCAGTTCCCAGACGCCGAGCACCCGGTGGTACGCACCCACCCGGAAACCGGCGAGCAGGTGCTGTTCGTCAACGCCTTCACCACCCACTTCAGCAACTACCACACCCCCCAGCGCGTGCGCTTCGGCCAGGACGCCAACCCCGGTGCCGCCGACTTGCTGCGCTACCTGGTCAGCCAGGCCTACCTGCCCGAGTACCAGGTGCGCTGGCGCTGGAAGCCCAACAGCGTGGCGATCTGGGACAACCGCAGCACCCAGCATTACGCGGTCATGGACTACCCACCGTGCCATCGCAAGATGGAGCGCGCGGGGATCAAGGGCAGCCGCACCTTCTGA
- a CDS encoding quinone oxidoreductase family protein — MSKVVRFHQTGGPEVLRYEDAEVGEPGPGQVRLRQVAVGLNYADTYFRNGTYPIPLPNGIGVEASGVVQAVGEGVTQVAVGDRVTYTGFLNTLGAYCTERLIPAAALIKLPETIAFETAAAMTMRGLTAAYLMRRLYAFKPGDTVLLHAAAGGVGLIVAQWARLLGLNVIGTVSTEAKAEVARAHGCNHIINYSVEDVASRVRALTDGVGVNVVFDSVGKNTFMGSLDSLKRRGLMVCVGTASGTIAPFDPQLLAIKGSLQLTRPALADFIADPAEKADLAGELFDHVSSGRIRIEINQHYALQDAVQAHRDLEARRTTGSSIFVI, encoded by the coding sequence ATGTCCAAAGTCGTACGTTTCCATCAGACCGGTGGCCCCGAAGTGCTGCGCTACGAGGATGCCGAGGTCGGTGAGCCTGGCCCGGGGCAGGTGCGCTTGCGTCAGGTGGCGGTTGGCCTGAACTATGCCGACACCTACTTTCGCAATGGTACCTACCCGATCCCGCTGCCCAATGGCATCGGCGTGGAAGCGTCCGGCGTGGTGCAGGCGGTAGGTGAGGGTGTGACCCAGGTGGCGGTGGGTGACCGGGTGACCTACACCGGGTTTCTCAATACCCTCGGCGCTTACTGCACCGAGCGGTTGATCCCCGCTGCGGCGCTGATCAAGCTGCCGGAAACCATCGCCTTCGAAACCGCCGCCGCCATGACCATGCGTGGCCTGACCGCGGCCTACCTGATGCGCCGGCTGTACGCCTTCAAGCCCGGCGACACCGTGCTGCTGCATGCCGCTGCGGGCGGCGTCGGCCTGATCGTCGCGCAATGGGCGCGGCTGCTCGGGCTGAACGTGATCGGCACGGTGTCCACCGAGGCCAAGGCCGAGGTCGCCCGCGCCCATGGCTGCAACCACATCATCAACTACAGCGTCGAGGACGTGGCCAGCCGCGTGCGCGCGCTCACCGATGGCGTTGGCGTCAACGTGGTGTTCGACAGCGTTGGCAAGAACACCTTCATGGGCTCGCTCGATTCGCTCAAGCGCCGTGGCCTGATGGTCTGCGTGGGGACCGCCTCGGGCACCATTGCGCCGTTCGATCCACAGTTGCTGGCGATCAAGGGTTCGCTGCAGCTGACCCGCCCGGCACTGGCCGACTTCATTGCCGACCCTGCGGAAAAGGCCGACCTGGCCGGCGAGCTGTTCGACCACGTCAGCAGCGGCCGCATCCGTATCGAGATCAACCAGCACTATGCCCTGCAGGACGCCGTCCAGGCCCATCGCGACCTGGAAGCGCGCAGGACCACCGGCTCGTCGATCTTCGTCATCTGA
- a CDS encoding NADH:flavin oxidoreductase/NADH oxidase family protein translates to MSPFQPLRLPNGSVIPNRIAKAAMEENLANQDQTPSDQLLRLYQAWAEGGAGLLLTGNVMIDPSAMTGPGGVMLDDSQQLQRFRQWANVGRAQGAQFWMQINHPGRQMQANLGQPTVAPSAVALDMGGLSKLFAQPKALDETEIAALIQRFASTAALAEQAGFSGVQIHAAHGYLLSQFLSPLTNRRQDRWGGSLENRARLLLEVVKAVREVVSPGFSVAVKLNSADFQRGGFEPADARQVVLWLNELPVDLVELSGGSYEAPAMQGDTRDGRTLAREAYFLEFAREIAAIARMPVMVTGGIRRLPVVEQVLASGVAMAGIATALAVEPNLPRRWQAGETKALAELPPIRWKRKAFAALAYMALVKLQMRRLAAGSKPKAKASPLRALLLEQWCTLRRVKQYRRMMNSRLD, encoded by the coding sequence ATGTCCCCGTTCCAGCCCCTGCGCTTGCCCAATGGCAGTGTCATCCCCAACCGCATCGCCAAGGCGGCCATGGAAGAAAACCTCGCCAACCAGGATCAGACCCCTTCCGATCAGCTACTGCGCCTGTATCAGGCCTGGGCCGAAGGCGGCGCGGGCCTGTTGCTGACTGGCAACGTCATGATCGACCCCAGCGCCATGACCGGCCCAGGTGGCGTGATGCTCGATGACAGCCAGCAGTTGCAGCGTTTTCGCCAATGGGCCAACGTCGGCCGCGCCCAGGGTGCGCAATTCTGGATGCAGATCAACCACCCAGGGCGCCAGATGCAGGCCAACCTCGGCCAGCCAACCGTGGCGCCCTCGGCCGTAGCGCTGGACATGGGCGGGTTGTCGAAGCTGTTTGCGCAACCCAAGGCCCTGGACGAAACCGAAATCGCCGCGCTGATCCAGCGCTTCGCCAGCACGGCGGCACTTGCCGAACAAGCCGGCTTCAGTGGCGTGCAGATCCACGCTGCCCATGGCTACCTGCTCAGCCAGTTCCTCTCGCCGCTGACCAACCGGCGCCAGGACCGCTGGGGCGGCAGCCTGGAAAACCGAGCGCGGCTGCTGCTGGAAGTGGTCAAGGCCGTGCGTGAGGTGGTGTCACCGGGTTTCAGCGTGGCGGTCAAGCTCAACTCGGCCGACTTCCAGCGCGGCGGCTTCGAACCTGCGGATGCACGCCAGGTCGTGCTGTGGCTCAACGAACTGCCTGTGGACCTGGTGGAGCTGTCCGGCGGCAGCTACGAAGCACCGGCCATGCAAGGCGATACCCGGGACGGCCGCACCCTGGCGCGGGAGGCCTACTTCCTCGAGTTCGCCCGCGAGATCGCGGCGATCGCCCGCATGCCGGTGATGGTCACCGGGGGCATCCGCCGCCTGCCGGTGGTCGAGCAGGTCCTCGCCAGTGGCGTGGCCATGGCCGGCATCGCCACCGCGCTGGCTGTCGAGCCCAACCTGCCCCGGCGCTGGCAGGCTGGCGAAACCAAGGCCCTGGCCGAGCTGCCGCCGATCCGCTGGAAGCGCAAGGCGTTCGCCGCCCTGGCCTACATGGCGCTGGTGAAGTTGCAGATGCGCCGGCTGGCTGCGGGCAGCAAACCCAAGGCCAAGGCCTCACCACTGCGGGCACTGCTGCTGGAGCAGTGGTGCACGCTGCGCCGGGTAAAGCAATACAGGCGTATGATGAATAGCCGACTGGATTGA
- the osmE gene encoding osmotically-inducible lipoprotein OsmE has translation MNKSTCALMLVLAALTGCSSNSSLYHDQPLVAKVDTGMSKAQVLQIGGKPSAESDRTAVPGTCFDYMLTQPGQKQQPYMVSFDQAGKVDKTSFMTCAEWSNAQHTSRQALPSMGGMGGSGY, from the coding sequence ATGAACAAATCAACTTGTGCGCTGATGCTGGTATTGGCAGCGCTCACGGGCTGTTCAAGTAATTCATCGCTCTACCATGACCAACCGTTGGTTGCCAAAGTCGATACCGGCATGAGCAAAGCGCAAGTACTGCAAATTGGCGGCAAACCGAGCGCCGAGTCCGACCGCACGGCAGTGCCGGGTACTTGCTTCGATTACATGCTTACCCAGCCTGGGCAAAAACAGCAGCCCTACATGGTCAGCTTCGACCAGGCCGGCAAGGTCGACAAGACCAGCTTCATGACCTGCGCCGAATGGAGCAATGCGCAGCACACGTCCCGGCAAGCATTGCCCAGCATGGGCGGCATGGGAGGTTCTGGCTACTGA